Proteins encoded by one window of Sphaerodactylus townsendi isolate TG3544 linkage group LG02, MPM_Stown_v2.3, whole genome shotgun sequence:
- the TMEM132A gene encoding transmembrane protein 132A: protein MRSDRAALWFLLAVALPGVNCESDPPEIVYLPTELKVLTGADHFRLQRTDRYLPGNASLNSRSETFLFLHHRLAAKPAIQATYFPFTAQQAVPADSSQIQDVSVAWDVHAVSIEGTVSPYEPYSRVLFHLQGQDWMSEQRDLPCVTLHILHQAEAVHRACHLQAPLGVCVVELELPSHWFSPTPPLSQHGSEDSTITPHRAELYYTLEPVLPGKAPRDCSHARPHEKSRLALEGTKEQLNYIGPVDIRVMSPPRRQEVRLDDNVMVRVPDMALRPGQLFTATLILQQNFTADLLTLRIKVKKGLQVLAARPTKPEAWTAKLDKFKGAKHHTALVTCRRSIGSWLDWRAADFPEFLYVDFVVENGTGGLASTRPVTWQVEYPGQDPEAEKDKMVWEIQVSERDVRALVPLVKEQEIVNTALLTGIPQSVPVKLVVVETGGAVSEVTEQMGCESSNKQVLQVSDVCDAVYVGGKESRGACGVRVDFWYRRLHASLLFTVWAPLLPLRIELTDTSLEQVRGWRVPGSAPEGSPAEPEEGGEELERRARGCRLQYQRAGVRFLAHFVAHPLDGGRHLTYMPSSDWLLDVSHLVQKHARIQDPRVATLEDGSVVIGREPGMTSVEVRSPVSDSILGEQTLVVSEEKVSISKLQTQLVSGLSLSLSVEPGHPNVFTATCQGLSALRSLKQEAVVSIWLVFADHTLAPVELYGWQDLVLSLSSLNPSVVSVQLSEEQDRPVVVAEGPGRGSLLQLSLHSPDSCRKGKHRAPLSQGTTWLEVNFGKHLPTTSSPLRQDPRHHGESPFQRAEGAMSGEAVTVAAAAENGRGSRRHGPVGVGPPMTKFEGPGSSSYEDAEPEEEEKDEMVKAPERVTDLEIGMYVLLGVFCLAIFIFLINCVVFVLRYQRKEPPDAGSGATSSAQQPHNWVWLGTDQEELSRQLDLCNQHCQDQPLDPSSTSDGCCCCVGSEGKMEAVAQESPAPSGPEPDVSASTLGLTAPGSPALSTSLSRKKDGREVGGRRKRVEFVTFATPPGSAPSPPASAPAVQSILVASEDDIRWVCEDMGLHDPDELRSYMERIRGSS from the exons TGAACTGTGAATCTGATCCCCCAGAGATAGTGTACCTGCCCACTGAACTAAAGGTGCTAACTGGTGCGGACCATTTCCGTCTTCAGCGTACAGATCGTTACCTTCCAGGAAATGCCTCCCTGAACTCTCGCTCTGAGACGTTCCTTTTCCTCCACCATCGCCTTGCAGCAAAACCCGCTATCCAAGCCACCTACTTTCCTTTTACTGCCCAGCAG GCGGTACCAGCTGACAGCTCCCAAATCCAAGATGTCTCTGTTGCCTGGGATGTCCATGCTGTGTCCATTGAAGGCACAGTGTCTCCTTATGAGCCATACTCCAGGGTCCTTTTCCACCTCCAGGGACAGGATTGGATGTCAGAACAGCGAGACCTGCCATGTGTCACCCTGCATATCTTGCACCAGGCAGAGGCTGTTCACAGAgcctgccatctccag GCACCCTTGGGTGTGTGTGTAGTTGAACTAGAGCTCCCCTCTCACTGGTTCTCCCCTACACCCCCCTTGAGTCAGCATGGATCAGAGGATTCCACCATCACTCCTCACCGGGCTGAGCTGTACTACACTCTGGAACCTGTTTTACCTGGTAAGGCACCCAGAGACTGTTCCCATGCCAGGCCCCATGAGAAATCACGACTGGCTCTTGAGGGCACCAAGGAGCAACTGAACTACATTGGTCCTGTTGACATCAGAGTGATGAGCCCACCACGACGCCAGGAAGTGCGGTTGGATGACAATGTGATGGTCCGAGTTCCTGACATGGCACTACGCCCAGGGCAGCTCTTCACTGCCACCCTCATTCTGCAGCAGAACTTCACTGCTGACTTGTTGACACTCCG AATCAAAGTGAAGAAGGGGTTACAGGTTTTGGCTGCTCGTCCCACCAAGCCTGAAGCTTGGACTGCAAAGCTAGACAAGTTTAAGGGTGCCAAACACCATACTGCCCTGGTTACCTGTCGCCGTTCTATTGGCAGCTGGTTGGACTGGAG GGCAGCAGATTTCCCAGAGTTCCTATATGTGGATTTTGTAGTGGAGAATGGAACAGGGGGGCTGGCTTCCACACGTCCTGTCACCTGGCAAGTGGAATATCCTGGTCAGGACCCAGAGGCTGAGAAGGATAAGATGGTGTGGGAGATCCAAGTGTCAGAACGAGATGTGCGGGCCTTGGTTCCATTGGTGAAG GAGCAGGAGATTGTGAACACTGCACTCCTGACAGGAATTCCTCAGTCAGTGCCTGTGAAACTCGTTGTTGTAGAAACTGGTGGAGCTGTGTCTGAGGTCACAGAGCAGATGGGCTGTGAGTCTTCTAACAAACAGGTCCTACAG GTATCGGATGTGTGTGATGCTGTCTACGTAGGGGGTAAAGAGAGCCGAGGAGCATGTGGTGTACGGGTAGATTTCTGGTATCGTCGACTACATGCTTCACTGCTGTTCACTGTCTGGGCCCCACTATTGCCTCTGCGTATTGAGCTGACAGATACTTCCCTTGAGCAGGTGCGAGGCTGGAGGGTGcctggcagtgccccagaagg GAGCCCAGctgagcctgaagagggtggagaggagtTGGAAAGGAGAGCTCGGGGCTGCCGGCTCCAGTACCAGCGTGCTGGGGTCCGTTTCCTAGCCCACTTTGTGGCTCACCCATTAGATGGTGGCCGTCACCTGACTTACATGccaagttctgattggctgttggatgTCTCACATCTGGTGCAAAAGCATGCTAGGATCCAAGACCCCCGGGTGGCAACGCTGGAAGATGGGAGTGTAGTGATTGGTCGTGAGCCAGGAATGACATCAGTGGAG GTACGCTCTCCTGTGTCTGACTCAATCCTGGGGGAGCAGACACTGGTGGTGTCTGAAGAGAAGGTTTCCATTTCCAAGCTACAAACCCAGCTAGTATCAGGTCTCTCATTGTCGCTCTCTGTGGAGCCCGGACACCCAAATGTCTTCACTGCTACATGTCAAGGACTCTCAGCCTTACGGTCCCTGAAGCAG GAAGCAGTGGTAAGCATCTGGCTAGTATTCGCTGATCATACCTTGGCTCCTGTAGAACTTTATGGCTGGCAGGATCTGGTACTCTCACTCTCCTCCCTGAATCCCAGTGTGGTATCTGTGCAGCTCAGTGAGGAGCAGGATCGTCCCGTGGTCGTTGCCGAGGGACCAGGACGAGGATCCCTCCTGCAACTCAGCCTGCATTCCCCAGACTCCTGCCGCAAAGGCAAACATAGGGCTCCACTGTCTCAAGGCACAACATGGCTGGAAGTGAACTTTGGTAAGCATCTGCCAACAACAAGCAGCCCACTGCGACAGGATCCCCGTCACCATGGCGAGTCTCCCTTCCAGCGAGCAGAAGGTGCCATGTCAGGTGAAGCTGTGACTGTTGCAGCTGCTGCAGAGAATGGAAGGGGATCAAGGAGACATGGTCCAGTGGGGGTGGGACCACCAATGACCAAATTTGAGGGACCTGGGAGTAGTTCTTATGAGGATGCTGaaccagaggaagaagaaaaagatgagatGGTGAAGGCTCCTGAAAGGGTGAcagacctggagattggcatgTATGTTCTCCTGGGTGTTTTCTGCCTTGCCATCTTTATCTTCCTCATCAACTGTGTGGTTTTTGTACTTCGCTACCAGCGCAAGGAGCCCCCTGATGCTGGGTCGGGGGCAACCTCCTCTGCCCAGCAGCCCCACAACTGGGTCTGGCTGGGCACTGATCAGGAGGAACTTAGTCGGCAGCTGGACCTGTGCAACCAGCATTGCCAAGACCAACCCCTTGACCCTTCCAGCACCAGTGATGGATGCTGTTGCTGTGTGGGGTCAGAGGGTAAGATGGAGGCTGTGGCCCAAGAAAGCCCAGCTCCCTCAGGACCAGAGCCAGATGTTTCTGCCAGTACTTTGGGCCTGACTGCTCCAGGAAGCCCAGCCCTTTCCACCAGCTTATCAAGGAAAAAGGATGGGAGGGAAGTTGGTGGTCGGCGGAAACGTGTGGAGTTTGTGACCTTTGCTACTCCCCCTGGCTCTGCTCCcagccccccagcctctgcccctgcGGTTCAGTCCATCCTGGTGGCCAGTGAAGATGACATCCGCTGGGTGTGCGAGGACATGGGGCTGCATGATCCTGATGAGCTGCGCAGCTACATGGAGAGGATCCGTGGCAGCTCCTGA
- the SLC15A3 gene encoding solute carrier family 15 member 3: MGSKTALKWETSKEREGSIPSIPEELKPLLGQEETLERSTMSLFEGRRAACSAVLLVEILERAAFFGIASNLVLYLNSSNFNWEGSQASRATLLFMGASYLLSPIGGWLADAYLGRYWTITFSVLLYLLTACLLPTTASQDGQNFLCGDRSAYVIQSSCQRGGAECKGQLPGQYCAPVMYAGLLLLALGISSVKANLAPFGADQVTDLGQDATQRFFNWFYWSINFGAVISLLVVAFIQQNVDFLIGYAIPAVCLAFALLVFLLAAPSFVTKPATGSQVSIMFQLAFKSSCWGKVLRKISTKAKVNNFQSGEVTSLLSGPRHQPQEPSHENISNFQGLVKILPVLLTLIPYWMVYFQMQSTYYLQGLHLYIPNIFQHSNSNNSALSASVGGSYKFPDAWLLLANVIVLLILVPLKDRVIDPFLAKRKLLLSALKRMTVGMIFGFASVIAAGVLETKRLKYVHNNKTISQQIGKDDYIAAQLPIWWQIPQYMLIGISEIFTSIPGLEFAYSEAPKSMQGAIMGLFYFISGVGSLLGSGLLTLLSVPANGWMNCPEDYGNINKCQMDNYFFLLAAIQAVTCVLFICISIRYEQQQQQNSCVLCNGQEDN, encoded by the exons ATGGGATCAAAAACAGCTTTGAAATGGG AGACCAGTAAAGAAAGGGAGGGATCCATTCCAAGCATCCCAGAGGAGCTGAAGCCCTTGTTAGGGCAGGAGGAGACCCTAGAAAGGTCTACCATGTCTCTTTTTGAGGGCAGAAGAGCTGCCTGTTCAGCAGTGCTCCTGGTAGAGATTCTTGAGCGGGCAGCTTTTTTTGGCATTGCCTCAAATCTTGTCCTATACCTCAACAGCAGCAACTTCAACTGGGAAGGCTCACAGGCTTCACGGGCAACTCTGCTATTTATGGGAGCCTCCTATTTGCTCTCACCCATTGGAGGCTGGCTGGCTGATGCTTACCTGGGCCGCTACTGGACCATCACATTTAGCGTTCTACTCTATCTGCTGACAGCGTGTCTATTGCCTACCACAGCTTCACAAGATGGACAGAATTTTCTCTGTGGAGATAGGTCAGCTTATGTGATTCAGTCCTCTTGCCAAAGAGGAGGTGCGGAGTGTAAGGGACAATTGCCAGGTCAGTACTGTGCTCCTGTAATGTATGCCGGCCTATTGCTCCTAGCCCTGGGTATCAGCTCTGTCAAGGCAAACCTTGCACCATTTGGTGCTGACCAG GTAACAGACCTTGGCCAGGATGCTACCCAACGTTTTTTCAACTGGTTCTACTGGAGTATTAACTTTGGAGCTGTGATCTCACTGCTGGTGGTTGCCTTCATCCAGCAGAATGTGGACTTCCTTATTGGTTATGCCATCCCTGCTGTCTGTCTGGCCTTTGCCTTACTAGTCTTTCTTCTGGCTGCCCCCAGCTTTGTCACAAAGCCTGCCACTGGCAGTCAGGTCTCCATTATGTTCCAGCTGGCCTTCAAGAGCAGCTGCTGGGGCAAAGTGCTTCGGAAGATCTCCACCAAAGCCAA AGTCAACAATTTCCAATCAGGAGAAGTGACTAGCCTGCTTTCAGGTCCAAGGCACCAGCCGCAGGAACCTTCCCATGAAAACATCTCCAACTTTCAGGGACTAGTAAAAATCTTGCCAGTCCTGCTGACTTTGATCCCATACTGGATGGTTTACTTCCAG ATGCAGTCAACCTACTACCTGCAGGGATTGCACCTCTATATCCCAAACATCTTTCAACACAGCAATTCCAACAATAGTGCTCTCTCAGCATCTGTAGGTGGTAGCTACAAG TTCCCAGATGCCTGGCTCCTTCTAGCCAATGTGATAGTTCTCCTAATCCTGGTCCCACTGAAAGATCGGGTCATAGACCCATTCCTGGCAAAGAggaagctgttgctttcagcaCTAAAGAGGATGACTGTGGGTATGATCTTTGGTTTTGCCTCAGTCATTGCAGCAG GTGTTCTTGAGACTAAGAGGCTAAAATATGTGCACAACAATAAGACCATCTCACAGCAAATTGGGAAGGATGATTATATTGCAGCACAACTCCCCATCTGGTGGCAAATCCCCCAATACATGCTCATTGGAATTAGTGAAATCTTTACTAGCATTCCAG GGCTGGAGTTTGCTTACTCTGAAGCTCCAAAATCCATGCAAGGAGCCATCATGGGTCTCTTCTACTTCATTTCTGGTGTGGGATCCCTTTTAGGATCTGGCCTCCTAACTCTTTTGTCTGTACCAGCCAATGGTTGGATGAACTGCCCAGAGGACTATG ggaatATTAATAAGTGTCAGATGGAtaattattttttcctgcttgccGCGATCCAAGCAGTAACTTGCGTCCTCTTTATCTGCATCTCCATCCgttatgagcagcagcagcagcagaactctTGCGTCCTCTGTAATGGACAGGAGGACAACTAA